One Aspergillus oryzae RIB40 DNA, chromosome 2 genomic window carries:
- a CDS encoding uncharacterized protein (predicted protein), whose product MGFRDWAKMEFKRGDINDFIDTIAGYKSTISVGLGTITMQTTKVSQHVLEEYNELVQDTVYNLEVYLRRIDEKLARIPFDTTDNTPGINLDLKDERAVTKQCLRICQDAKSYIESLANRESDLLQEAPPDTANDDTERLFDAQLLTRQALEANRDSFAEVIGHLGRRLQTLVLDRNPENDNDRQRLQEDINISMKCLEVCKVASEVSRQKIYRVGEAVADGDSDQVVVTTLADLFDVKKALSTGNSAQLVGSMTDDALCHLADKRYGSRFGVSAHPTGATTTKSPPAFETRRSKHSFPPQSGNDERFSKLETRRNEPSPNEMRKRATSDKKDQDYNKREAGI is encoded by the exons ATGGGCTTTCGCGATTGGGCAAAGATGGAATTCAAGCGAGGTGATATCAATGACTTTATAGACACAATTGCAGGGTATAAGTCAACAATCTCAGTGGGTCTAGGCACCATAACGAT GCAAACCACTAAAGTATCTCAGCACGTTCTCGAAGAGTACAACGAATTGGTCCAGGACACAGTATATAACCTTGAGGTCTATTTACGTCGTATTGATGAAAAATTGGCACGGATTCCTTTTGATACAACCGATAATACCCCGGGAATAAACCTGGACCTGAAGGACGAAAGAGCAGTAACCAAACAATGCCTAAGGATTTGTCAAGACGCAAAATCTTATATTGAATCATTGGCAAATCGAGAATCTGATCTACTGCAAGAGGCACCTCCTGACACTGCCAATGATGACACAGAAAGACTCTTTGACGCGCAGTTGTTAACACGTCAAGCTCTGGAAGCAAACCGGGACAGCTTCGCAGAGGTAATCGGTCACCTTGGCAGACGCCTACAAACTTTGGTACTGGACAGGAATCCAGAAAACGATAATGACCGGCAGCGATTACAGGAAGACATCAATATCTCCATGAAGTGTTTAGAGGTATGCAAGGTGGCTAGCGAGGTTTCCCGTCAGAAGATATACCGGGTTGGGGAAGCGGTGGCCGATGGTGACAGCGATCAAGTAGTGGTGACGACCTTGGCGGATTTATTTGATGTCAAGAAGGCGCTGTCTACAGGTAATTCAGCGCAGTTGGTTGGATCAATGACGGATGATGCTCTTTGTCATCTAGCGGACAAGCGTTATGGCAGTCGTTTTGGGGTCTCAGCTCACCCTACAGGAGCCACCACCACGAAGTCACCGCCGGCTTTTGAAActcgaagaagcaaacacTCTTTCCCACCCCAATCCGGCAATGACGAGCGGTTCTCTAAACTGGAAACGAGACGCAACGAACCATCTCCCAATGAGATGAGAAAACGGGCGACGAGTGACAAAAAGGATCAAGATTATAATAAAAGAGAAGCCGGGATTTAA
- a CDS encoding uncharacterized protein (predicted protein), producing MAEPVGLASGLLALATFAFKASLSLYETINSFRSHTKRVRDLIEELEALSEVLAPLQELLDTTTDESLSALELPLRRCGNACSEFEQEIVKYSSRSADRTSFRDWAKLRYLGDDDIDGFRRSLSGYKLTINVALTDANLRKSSANAEAIESYKALIETTKADLEAHLEAIDDKLQLIVGQTVTAEDSDALELRRIKEERLSTVKCLQICNQLSDHIAQIQLSTKSNDTSGGSSGSDVYPERVTDESLQDCKTKLADTITQLEKHMQALTDRLLVKSKAAMTSEQDILDLKRLQDEWQTAHQCMDICSKADTRLKENISNIHNYGTGDALQFMVSTNGKTLNGTNRGLGWRSRQVGGHLSDASVQQLSRDMTNVNFRIIEADGQTVRDYTNTIRDRNGDASSVEEFRERYGQGFTLTPKSRTT from the exons atggcaGAACCTGTAGGTCTAGCCTCTGGCCTACTGGCTTTGGCAACTTTTGCATTCAAGGCTAGCCTATCTCTTTACGAGACAATCAATAGCTTCCGGTCTCACACAAAACGCGTACGCGACCTGattgaggagctggaggcTTTGAGCGAAGTCCTCGCCCCGCTCCAGGAGCTGTTAGATACCACCACTGATGAGAGCCTATCTGCACTCGAACTACCACTACGACGCTGCGGCAATGCGTGCAGCGAGTTCGAACAGGAAATAGTCAAATACTCATCACGGTCCGCTGACCGAACCAGCTTCCGAGACTGGGCCAAGTTACGGTACCTGggggatgatgatatcgatgGCTTCAGACGAAGTCTATCCGGGTACAAACTAACCATCAATGTTGCCCTTACCGATGCAAACCT CCGCAAAAGCTCCGCCAATGCCGAGGCCATTGAAAGCTACAAGGCTCTCATAGAGACGACCAAAGCTGATCTTGAGGCCCACCTGGAAGCCATCGACGACAAGCTGCAGCTCATTGTGGGGCAAACCGTGACCGCAGAAGACTCAGATGCCCTGGAACTGCGGCGAATCAAGGAAGAGCGCCTGAGCACAGTGAAATGTCTTCAAATATGTAACCAGTTATCCGACCATATTGCTCAGATCCAGCTCTCAACCAAGAGCAATGACACTTCCGGGGGATCATCGGGTTCCGATGTTTACCCAGAAAGAGTCACCGACGAGAGCTTGCAGGACTGTAAAACTAAACTCGCCGACACGATCACCCAATTGGAAAAGCATATGCAAGCCCTGACGGACCGATTACTAGTCAAGTCGAAAGCAGCTATGACGTCTGAGCAAGACATTTTGGACCTGAAAAGGCTACAGGATGAGTGGCAAACCGCCCACCAGTGCATGGACATCTGCTCCAAGGCCGATACCCGCCTAAAGGAAAATATCAGCAATATCCATAACTACGGCACCGGGGACGCCTTGCAATTCATGGTTTCGACTAACGGAAAGACCCTTAATGGTACGAACCGAGGTCTGGGATGGAGATCGAGGCAGGTTGGAGGCCACCTCAGCGATGCCTCCGTCCAACAGTTATCACGTGATATGACCAATGTCAACTTTCGCATAATCGAAGCCGACGGCCAAACTGTGCGAGATTATACCAATACGATTCGTGATCGTAATGGCGATGCTTCCTCTGTGGAAGAATTCAGGGAGCGGTATGGGCAAGGTTTTACGCTTACCCCGAAGTCTAGGACTACATAA
- a CDS encoding uncharacterized protein (predicted protein), with amino-acid sequence MRSNVAMKPELDHAADPDTIVDCALWNAVGIRLYFRDKFDQPMRDNERAPKEHPWKVSYCVARHSFRVEDLFSRTSAIGEGVLYSVPTGAIASTLAELSPR; translated from the exons ATGCGTAGCAACGTGGCGATGAAACCGGAGCTCGACCATGCAGCTGATCCTGACACCATTGTTGATTGCGCACTGTGGAACGCGGTTGGCATAAGGCTGTATTTCCGCGATAAATTCGATCAG CCCATGCGGGATAATGAGCGAGCACCGAAAGAGCATCCATGGAAGGTAAGTTACTGTGTAGCCCGCCATAGTTTCCGcgtggaggatttgttttcTCGTACCTCTGCCATTGGAGAGGGTGTGTTATACTCT GTACCCACAGGAGCAATAGCCTCTACCCTTGCCGAACTGAGTCCCCGATAA
- a CDS encoding cytochrome P450 (predicted protein) yields the protein MFGQIFSSVFAWTLIAILAGLYRFTTKQRPIFPVVNDYRGDFFRRKAYREYNQNAKKLIVDGLAKHGSPITLRVPDGLKIVLPSALSEWVKTNRDLDHQELIREEYFAGFPGFEAQDTLHAPDGMLIKLLRTNLSQNEEIVPTVNRHIGPALQHYWGDSGIWHTIDWEDDTTGIISRAAASIFVGPEKAADDEWQTVVQAYVREYFAAVSELHTWRASLRPIVQWFLPHASACRRLLHQSRAIMQEVVRKREREAQAAEDQGLVAPRYNDVLAWTMQVPDNKHPAGDIQLALAMAALFTTTELFKQILINIARHPELVEPLRKEIKTSLLGHGLGLTALAKMELLDSVMKESQRQIPVTVGLERKVIRDTSLPDGTKLPKGSHIMVDATDMWNPEVHVNPEVFDGYRFLKRRHAGDKASQFVQSSREHIVFGGGRHICPGRFFAGTELKLCLAHILLKYDIRLKEGYYPQPMVLGVYAIVDPMTQLEVRRREHTEDLVF from the exons ATGTTCGGTCAAATCTTCTCCAGTGTCTTCGCCTGGACGCTCATTGCAATCCTCGCCGGGTTATATCGCTTTACCACCAAACAGCGACCTATCTTTCCGGTAGTGAACGATTACCGGGGCGATTTCTTCCGTCGAAAAGCATACCGTGAATATAACCAGAATGCGAAAAAGTTAATCGTCGACGGTCTGGCCAAGCATGGTAGTCCTATCACGTTACGTGTGCCGGATGGCCTGAAAATCGTGTTGCCATCTGCCCTTAGCGAGTGGGTCAAGACAAACAGGGACCTCGACCATCAGGAATTGATCAGGGAAGAATACTTTGCAGGATTCCCAGGCTTCGAGGCTCAAGATACACTCCATGCCCCCGACGGAATGTTGATTAAGCTGCTTCGGACGAATTTATCCCAAAATGAAGAAATCGTCCCCACGGTCAACCGGCATATTGGACCGGCGTTACAACACTATTGGGGAGATAGTGGTATCTGGCATACTATCGATTGGGAAGACGACACCACTGGGATCATCTCTCGTGCGGCAGCGTCGATCTTCGTGGGTCCGGAGAAGGCCGCAGATGACGAGTGGCAGACGGTCGTTCAGGCGTATGTGCGCGAGTATTTCGCAGCCGTGAGTGAGCTTCATACATGGAGGGCTTCGTTACGACCGATCGTGCAGTGGTTTCTACCGCATGCCTCGGCTTGTCGGCGCCTTTTACACCAGTCTCGCGCAATTATGCAGGAAGTGGTTCGAAAGAGGGAACGAGAAGCTCAGGCTGCAGAGGACCAAGGTTTGGTCGCACCTCGATACAACGATGTTCTTGCGTGGACTATGCAAGTCCCCGACAACAAGCACCCGGCGGGCGATATACAGCTCGCCTTGGCCATGGCAGCACTGTTTACAACCACCGAACTTTTCAAGCAGATTCTCATCAACATTGCCCGACACCCCGAACTCGTCGAACCATTACGGAAGGAAATCAAAACGTCACTATTGGGGCACGGTCTGGGACTCACTGCGCTGGCGAAGATGGAACTACTCGATAGCGTGATGAAGGAGTCGCAAAGGCAGATTCCGGTTACAG TGGGATTGGAGCGCAAGGTCATTCGTGATACGTCTCTTCCGGATGGGACGAAATTACCCAAAGGGTCACATATCATGGTCGACGCAACCGACATGTGGAATCCAGAAGTTCATGTGAATCCCGAGGTATTCGATGGGTACCGATTCTTGAAGCGACGTCATGCAGGAGACAAAGCGAGTCAATTTGTGCAGTCGAGCCGAGAACATATTGTGTTTGGGGGTGGTAGACATATATGCCCCGGTCGCTTCTTTGCTGGTACCGAGCTGAAGCTATGCTTGGCCCACATTCTCTTGAAATATGATATTCGGTTAAAAGAAGGGTACTATCCGCAACCTATGGTACTCGGGGTTTATGCGATTGTTGACCCAATGACTCAATTGGAGGTTCGGCGGAGAGAGCACACCGAGGATTTAGTATTTTGA